A section of the Chlorobiota bacterium genome encodes:
- a CDS encoding DUF882 domain-containing protein, translated as MPVKRYSVTTDGDQPVGRHFKVSEFACRDGSDTVLISSETVELLDKIREYYDAPVHINSGYRTPTYNRSIGGAKHSQHMLGTAADFVVRGKTPQEVQRDLKAGKIFGEHMGGLGCYRSFTHIDTASWLSLSDGKDGDPR; from the coding sequence ATGCCAGTCAAGCGTTACAGCGTTACCACTGACGGGGATCAGCCCGTGGGGCGGCACTTCAAGGTGAGCGAGTTCGCTTGCCGTGATGGGTCGGATACGGTGCTGATCTCTTCAGAGACGGTGGAACTTCTGGACAAGATTCGGGAGTACTACGACGCGCCGGTTCATATTAACAGCGGATACCGAACCCCAACCTACAACCGCTCCATTGGTGGCGCGAAACACTCGCAGCACATGCTTGGCACGGCGGCGGACTTTGTGGTGCGAGGCAAGACACCGCAAGAGGTGCAACGAGACCTCAAAGCAGGAAAGATATTCGGGGAGCACATGGGCGGGCTTGGATGTTATCGGAGCTTCACCCACATAGACACCGCTTCTTGGCTATCGCTTTCGGATGGCAAGGATGGTGATCCACGTTGA